The segment ACAAGGATGACTAAATGCAATCTTGTATTTTTAAAGGTGCATGAACTATCTACCCCACTACAGCCCTAATGAACTGTCTTGCTTCCATGAAAAGCCGCTGTTGTGACTGATAATAATGTCCATTGTCTAAAGTATGTTCGCTGTTTCTCCTCTTTGCTTTCCATGTCAACCCATCGTCTGTTACTTTATCACTTTTTAAACCCCTCCTACAACCTAGGAATCCCACAAGTCAAGAATTATGTTTTGAATATCAGAAATTATGCAATTCATGTTAAATTCATCGACtgaatttcatttattgaaAGCATGATTAATTCATACTTATAATCAACGCACAGCGTTATAagtcttgaaaaaaaatcctgtttatAAACGAAATATATCAatatttttcttcctgtttctcattGGTAATAGTCAAGGTTTGACATTAATACCTGATGGTTTCATATATGCTGTAGGTGTTTTGATGaacaagtaataaaaaatactAAGCTAATATAAAGTACTTGAATAAGTGTAGAGTTAGTCTGTGATTCATGGATACATTTTGACCGCTTTCCTTCCCCTGCTTGTATTTTTAGCAGTAACCTCTCTTTCTCACCAGAGCCAGTATGAGAGAACATTCTGGAGGAGCAGTGATGAGAAAGCTGGACCCCAGTGGTAAACTCAGTCGCTCAAACCTCACACGTCGAGCCTCGCAGATTTCAGACACACTTGGAGGTTGGGCCAACACTGCTGTGAACACTATTCGCAAACCCAATTAAACTACATGTATGTAAAACACAGAGCCATTTGTAACCATGTTTCTCTTTATAGAATTGTAACTATTATATTGGCAAGTAGTATAGCCATGATACTGGGAGACTGTTTCATAAAAGAGGtctttttttgtatcttttgtatttttgtattctgTTTACAAGTCTCTTGATAGCTTGTTGTGGGTAAAGTCCTCATTGTGTAGCTACCAAAGGTATTTCTATATTGTGTTTCAAGTTTATTCTAGACGCTACAACCCAATGTCTTTGTAGCATTGTTACACTAACACTCTAGTTTGTACTTTGTCTGCTATCACAGAAAGATGTTACTCGGTACTTCAACTTATTTTAATGGATAAACTGTGTGACACCAAATTTGTACCTGCAGAACACTAAGTAGACTTATAAGAGGAGAGATGTATTTTCCTCTATTTTATATGAATGCAATAATGTTACTAACATttctactgtatttttttataatgccaaattttaatgtattattttctaCGAAAGGGGTCCTTTTTTATAGCTTTCCTTTATGCAGAGTTCTGCACTTTTAATGGCCTGTGGATGGTGtatgcataaataaatgtgttggaGAAGACATAATGACTTAtaattacaaagaaaacaataatGTTATGAAGGCATAACCACCAGGTCATTACTGTAGCCActgtcagacaaaaaaatactCTTCTCCTTTTTAAAAGTACAGGTGTCCCCTTCCTTGCATAAATGAGGTAAAGGGGtagattttaaatgtgaaataaaatgcaatacaaTAAAAACCTGTAAGCTTCAAAAAACAACATAGGTGTGTTGTCTTTTTTAAGTGGTTCTCGTTAACATATAAAATATCTCCACCGTCTCAAGTTTATAACACCTGTGGATCCTGGTTACAATTACTATTGTGGTAAAGCTTGACTGTGGCGTGGCAGTGGGCTgtcaaaagtgtgtgtgtgtgtgtgtgtgtgtgtgtgtatgtgtgacggGCCTTTatacatatgcatgtgactaaCAGATTGACACTAttgtggacaaataatttctttacggtgatgatttaattaaattatttaagatCACTTCATTTCAAGTATTACATCTATTATCTGCCACCGGGGTGATGAGATAATCCTTTCgctctaaaaaacaaacaaccttgCATTTATTTGTTCTAAACAAATCTAAACAGATTGTTTTTTCCCTGTTACTcgccaaacacacactctcgTCAAAAACTGTCAAGTCGTTTATgctaaaatactgtaataaaaaaattcttatgAATTTTGAATGTAGGAACATGAGTTTGTTTGCTTGTCAAGTTTCAGATTGAAATATTATTCTCAAAATGCTGATGAAGTTTGACGACAAACTTAGTTATGAATCGCGTTCCGCGTTTTGACCCTTGCTGCTTCCCGTTGCCAGTTCCTCTCTCCGCTGATCTCGCCCCTCCTCGGTCTCTCCGGCTTTGTACCCAGAGCTGAATCCACGCCGCGGTTAGCTTGTCTGAGACTCCGGGGCTGTTAAACATCGGAAAATGGCTCTTCACGTTCCAAAAGCTCCGGGCTTTGCCCAAATGTTAAAGGATGGTGCCAAGGTGAGGACATTCAGTGTGTTGGAGTACTCTGTTACTTTTGAGTGTTCGCTAGTTAACTAGCACGctagttagcattagctcctGAGTCTGCACATTGATTCACAGTCATGTGGGAGAGTTCTAGAAGGCACCCAGACCGACCCAGCGACACGGAGTTTCGggactgggtttttttttttttacagtggacAAATGTCTTTTTATCCACTGTCGTTTTCTTTATTGTATTTGCTGTAAATGCTTTTAGTGCTGTTATAACAGACAGCAATTGCATCCGTTTAGCATTAAGCTAACTCAGCGGAGGCTCTGGTTGACACTTGTGCTTCTCTTGCCTCccaactgatgatgatgatgatgatgatgatgtgttatggttatgatgaaatgatttaaatcacattacatttgttttgtcGATGATACTAAACGTTTTCAGTGCTTTTATGCCTCTGTTGATAACAGCTCATATTTCAAGGATATATGACTTATAAGCCACTTCATATGAATAATAGAATAACTTTAACACGAGTTACACCTGtgattatttgtatatattgtattgtatattGTATTCAACTATAATGTGATTCATTTATGTTGAGAAGTTCCAGCAGATGACTAATTTTGATCTCTGATGCAGCACTTTTCTGGGCTTGAGGAGGCTGTCTTTCGTAACATCAGAGCCTGCAAAGAGCTCTCTCAGACCACTCGCACCGCCTATGGGCCCAATGGTAATCACTGTGCTTTAGagatatatttttctttgaattgtttgatttcattataAATTGTCTTAACTCATGTCATGGGGTCTCTTAGGAATGAACAAAATGGTCATCAACCACTTAGAGAAGCTGTTTGTCACCAATGACGCTGCAACAATTCTCAGAGAGCTTGAggtaaagagaaaaacaatgtggttcattatatttttacttGATCTGATTTATTTTGAGGGAAATTAACattcttcaaaaaaattttgCATCTCATAGGTGCAGCACCCAGCAGCCAAAATGATTGTTATGGCATCGCACATGCAAGAGCAGGAGGTGGGAGATGGCACAAACTTTGTCCTGGTGTTTGCTGGAGCTCTGCTAGAGCTGGCTGAAGAACTGCTCAGGATGGGCCTATCTGTGTCAGAGGTGAACACATTTAACCGCTGGTCATTTCCTGGTTGATACTTATGGAGCATTAAATTCTACTCatgttattttcaaaaaaatcagcCAGATATTGTTATTAACAATCATGCTGACATTATTAGTTTGAGGGATAATATTGATATCATAATCTACAAGAACATCCAACATTTGCTCATTGTCCTCTCTTTGCAAACAGGTGATTGAAGGCTATGAGAGTGCATGCAAAAAGGCTCTGGAGATCCTGCCAGACTGTGTATGTTCCTCAACCAAGAATCTCCATGACATCAAGGAGGCAACATCTGTCATTCGCACAGCAGTGACCAGTAAACAATACGGCAATGAAGACTTCCTTGCCAACCTCATAGCACAGGCCTGTGGTGGGTCAGCAATCCACACTGCGGAAACAAACCTGGATCTGTAATTAGCAATGGCTTGAGGCATGTATTCATTTTATATTGCATTGACTCTATTTAATTGTATGTGTTACAGTGTCCATCTTCCCAGAATCTGGAAATTTCAATGTCGATAATGTGAGAGTGTGCAAGATTTTGGTAAGCATCCTTCTATCTTtaatgtctgtctttgtgtttttggtaTTGCCTCTGAGTTAATGTACGCTGTGTTTTTCAGGGTTGTGGGGTGACGGCGTCCTCCATGCTCCACGGCATGGTCTTTAAAAAGGAAGCAGAGGGAGACATCACATCTGTTAAAGATGCCAAGATTGTTGTCTACTCCTGTCCCTTTGACTGTATGGTTACAGAGACAAAGGTAATGAGTACTCAAGTCTTCATATAAAGCAGAGCTAAATTTTTTCCATATCATCCATAAGTATCAGTGCAGTGTCTTGTTACAAACCTTTTGACTGAaggtgtttacattttttttaaaaacacagatgaaacTGATTATATTATAGAGTCTTAGTACTTTTTAAATGGGCTCCCTGTCATGACTAACTGAGACATTTAAATAACACGACACAATAATATGTGCTCTTCTTAATATGACAAGTCGCATAGTCTTGGCCTTCTGGAGGCATTGATCTGTGTCTCATCTGTCTGATAGGGCACAGTGCTGATCAATAATGCGCAGGAACTCATGAACTTCAGTAAGGGAGAGGAGGATATGATGGAGGCTCAGGTAAAGGCCATCAAGGAGGCTGGCGCCAATGTGGTAGTGACCGGAGGGAAGGTGGCGGACATGGCTCTGCACTACGCCAACAAATACCAGCTCATGGTGGTCAGGTGAGATTGGAATGACAATTTCAATTCAGTAACATTTCACATTATAGCTTCCAGTTGAACCGTGTaggcaggagagagagacactaGACTTAACAGTTGAATTACAAAGGATGGATTTTGTTTAGAGATTTTATGTAATCTTTAAAGGTATCAcatttatttgatcatttcaattaaaattacattGGCATCATGCTTCAAGCCTTTACGCATATTGCatcttttttgccttttttgtgACATCATTTATTTTAGGATTAGTGAAAGGTAAACATCTGTGTAACACTTGAAAGTTAAATCTGGAGCAGCTTGGCTTCTGTCTAGGTTTTGAACATGCTTCCATCCCAGAAGCGTCTTCTGTTCTAACAGTCCAGTTTCTTCAGATTTAAGGATTACCCTAATTTGAATGAATAAGAATCTACACCAGCAGACATCCGTGCAGTGAACTGCATTAGTGTTGTAATTATGTTGGTACGTCTTGAACGCTGTCTGCTCCTCTGACCTAAGTCTTCAATTCTTTTCCAATCAGACTAAATTCCAAATTCGACTTGAGGAGGTTATGTAAGACTGTGGGGGCTGTGGCGTTGCCCAAGATGGTGAGTGTCATCATGTGGGGCTCACATCAGGTATTTGAACCATAATAAAATGACcattatataatgtacagtaatgCTTCTCTGCTCTCTTAGACTGCTCCGACTCCAGAGGAGATGGGTCACTGTGACAACGTGTACACCACAGAGGTTGGGGACACGCAGGTGGTGGTCTTCAAACATGGTGAATTTCCTTTTGCTTTAGTCTCACTTTTGTTTGTACTCATTCTAAATGTAGTCTTTGCACAGtaattttgagttttaatgtgttatttggtattgatttttttattaacagAGAAAGAGGATGGAGCCATCTCAACGGTAGTTATCAGAGGATCCACTGACAACCTGATGGATGACATCGAGAGGGCTGTCGATGATGGAGTCAACACTTTCAAGGTTCTGGTCCGGGTAAGTGAACGCAGCAAACTGATGCAGGATTTTTGCCAACTTTGGTTATGACTGTAGATTAAAacgtattaaaaaaaagttggacTCATGTGGTTTATTGAAAG is part of the Antennarius striatus isolate MH-2024 chromosome 13, ASM4005453v1, whole genome shotgun sequence genome and harbors:
- the cct8 gene encoding T-complex protein 1 subunit theta isoform X1 is translated as MALHVPKAPGFAQMLKDGAKHFSGLEEAVFRNIRACKELSQTTRTAYGPNGMNKMVINHLEKLFVTNDAATILRELEVQHPAAKMIVMASHMQEQEVGDGTNFVLVFAGALLELAEELLRMGLSVSEVIEGYESACKKALEILPDCVCSSTKNLHDIKEATSVIRTAVTSKQYGNEDFLANLIAQACVSIFPESGNFNVDNVRVCKILGCGVTASSMLHGMVFKKEAEGDITSVKDAKIVVYSCPFDCMVTETKGTVLINNAQELMNFSKGEEDMMEAQVKAIKEAGANVVVTGGKVADMALHYANKYQLMVVRLNSKFDLRRLCKTVGAVALPKMTAPTPEEMGHCDNVYTTEVGDTQVVVFKHEKEDGAISTVVIRGSTDNLMDDIERAVDDGVNTFKVLVRDNRLIPGAGATEIELSKQLASYGESCPGLEQYAIKKFAEAFEALPRALAENTGVKANELISKLYSSHHEGNKNMGFDIEAETPAVKDMLEGGILEPYLVKHWGIKLATNAAVTVLRVDQIIMAKAAGGPRAPKQRGHWDKDGWEDEPDQFETHH
- the cct8 gene encoding T-complex protein 1 subunit theta isoform X2, with the protein product MALHVPKAPGFAQMLKDGAKHFSGLEEAVFRNIRACKELSQTTRTAYGPNGMNKMVINHLEKLFVTNDAATILRELEVQHPAAKMIVMASHMQEQEVGDGTNFVLVFAGALLELAEELLRMGLSVSEVIEGYESACKKALEILPDCVCSSTKNLHDIKEATSVIRTAVTSKQYGNEDFLANLIAQACVSIFPESGNFNVDNVRVCKILGCGVTASSMLHGMVFKKEAEGDITSVKDAKIVVYSCPFDCMVTETKGTVLINNAQELMNFSKGEEDMMEAQVKAIKEAGANVVVTGGKVADMALHYANKYQLMVVRLNSKFDLRRLCKTVGAVALPKMTAPTPEEMGHCDNVYTTEVGDTQVVVFKHEKEDGAISTVVIRGSTDNLMDDIERAVDDGVNTFKVLVRDNRLIPGAGATEIELSKQLASYGESCPGLEQYAIKKFAEAFEALPRALAENTGVKANELISKLYSSHHEGNKNMGFDIEAETPAVKDMLEGGILEPYLVKHWGIKLATNAAVTVLRVDQIIMAKPAGGPKAPQDKKNFDEDD